A DNA window from Streptomyces bacillaris contains the following coding sequences:
- the yaaA gene encoding peroxide stress protein YaaA, protein MLVLLPPSEGKAASGRGAPLKPESLSLPGLAEGRAAVLDELVELCQADEEKAREVLGLSVGLRGEVGKNAELRTAGTRPAGELYTGVLYDALGLASLDAGARRLAASSLLVFSGLWGAVRIGDRIPPYRCSMGVKLPGLGALGAYWRTSMEAVLPEAAGDGLVLDLRSSAYASAWKPKGEVAARTASVRVLQSQIVDGVEKRSVVSHFNKATKGRLVRDLLSAGARPKNPAELVDALRDLGYVVEAEAPARAGRPWSLDVVVTEIH, encoded by the coding sequence GTGCTCGTGCTGTTGCCGCCCTCCGAAGGAAAGGCCGCCTCGGGGCGCGGGGCTCCCCTGAAGCCGGAGTCGCTGTCGCTGCCGGGGCTCGCCGAGGGGCGGGCTGCGGTCCTGGACGAGCTGGTGGAGCTGTGCCAGGCGGACGAGGAGAAGGCCCGTGAGGTGCTCGGGCTGAGTGTGGGGCTGCGGGGCGAGGTCGGGAAGAACGCGGAGCTGCGGACCGCCGGGACCCGGCCGGCCGGGGAGCTGTACACCGGGGTGCTGTACGACGCCCTCGGTCTGGCCTCCCTGGACGCGGGCGCCCGGCGCCTCGCCGCCTCCTCGCTGCTGGTCTTCTCCGGGCTCTGGGGCGCCGTCCGGATCGGGGACCGGATTCCGCCGTACCGCTGCTCGATGGGCGTGAAGCTCCCCGGCCTCGGCGCGCTCGGCGCGTACTGGCGCACGTCCATGGAGGCGGTCCTGCCCGAGGCCGCCGGGGACGGGCTCGTCCTGGATCTGCGGTCCTCCGCCTACGCCTCCGCGTGGAAGCCCAAGGGCGAGGTCGCCGCGCGGACGGCGAGCGTGCGGGTGCTCCAGTCGCAGATCGTGGACGGAGTGGAGAAGCGGTCCGTCGTCAGCCACTTCAACAAGGCGACCAAGGGACGGCTGGTGCGCGATCTGCTGTCGGCGGGTGCCCGGCCGAAGAACCCGGCGGAGCTGGTGGATGCGCTGCGCGATCTCGGGTACGTGGTGGAGGCCGAGGCTCCCGCGCGCGCCGGGCGGCCGTGGTCGCTCGATGTGGTGGTGACGGAGATCCACTGA